A stretch of Pygocentrus nattereri isolate fPygNat1 chromosome 8, fPygNat1.pri, whole genome shotgun sequence DNA encodes these proteins:
- the hmgn6 gene encoding high mobility group nucleosome binding domain 6 isoform X2: MPKRKGAEGDAKEEPQRRSARLSARPAPPKPEPKPKKTAKKDKAVKDKKEDKKSKAKAKESTEAEANEENHSENGEAKTNAVEDTPEETKEETKSE, from the exons ATGCCCAAAAGAAAG GGAGCAGAGGGTGATGCCAAGGAGGAG cctcAGAGGAGATCTGCACGGTTATCTGCA cGACCGGCTCCTCCCAAGCCTGAACCCAAACCAAAAAAGACAGCTAAG aaagacaaagcagTTAAAGACAAGAAAGAGGACAAAAAGAGCAAGGCAAAGGCCAAGGAGTCCACAGAGGCAGAGGCCAATGAGGAGAACCACTCAGAAAATGGAGAAGCCAAGACCAATGCG GTCGAGGACACTCCTGAAGAAACCAAGGAGGAAACAAAATCCGAGTAG
- the hmgn6 gene encoding high mobility group nucleosome binding domain 6 isoform X1 yields the protein MPKRKGAEGDAKEEPQRRSARLSARPAPPKPEPKPKKTAKKDKAVKDKKEDKKSKAKAKESTEAEANEENHSENGEAKTNAQTDFGQQKASITASVC from the exons ATGCCCAAAAGAAAG GGAGCAGAGGGTGATGCCAAGGAGGAG cctcAGAGGAGATCTGCACGGTTATCTGCA cGACCGGCTCCTCCCAAGCCTGAACCCAAACCAAAAAAGACAGCTAAG aaagacaaagcagTTAAAGACAAGAAAGAGGACAAAAAGAGCAAGGCAAAGGCCAAGGAGTCCACAGAGGCAGAGGCCAATGAGGAGAACCACTCAGAAAATGGAGAAGCCAAGACCAATGCG caaactgattttgggcagcagaaggcGAGCATTACTGCTAGTGTTTGCTGA